GGTGGGTGCCCGCTACCTCCAGGGCCGCTTGGGCGGTGCCGTCCTCCGAGAGGTCGTCCAGGACCAGGACCTCGAGGGCCCCCTGCCGGAGGAGGCTGGGAAGGGTCCTCCTTAGGTTTTCCGCCTCGTTCCGGGCCGGGACCAGGAGGGAGGCCGTGGGCCTTTGGGGCGTGGGGCGGGGCCTTAAGCGGGGGAAGGCGAGGAGGTTAAAGAGGAGGGCGAGCCACCTTAGGAGGAGGAAGAGGAAGACGCCGAAGAAGAAGTCCCCCGTCATGGCCGAAAGAGCCGTACCAAGGGCAGGATCCTTTCCTCCAGGCTCCGCCTTCCCCGAAGCACCTCAAGGAAGCCCTCGGGTATCTCCCTGGGGTGGGTTTGGGCGAGGAGGGCGTCAAGCGCTGCTAGAAGCCCCCCCAAGGCCCCGGCGAGGTCCTCCCCCGGGGGGAGGGGCTTTCCGATCCAGAGGAAGGCCTCGGGGTGCTCGTAACCCCGGAGGACCACCCTTAAGGCCACGGGAAGGAGGGGAACCCCCGCCCGCTTGGCCAGCCACGCTGCCCCCTGCCTCAAGGGGCGGAGGGGCCCGGGGTAGGCCATCGCCCCCTCGGGGAAGAGGGCCACCCACTCCCCCCGCCTAAGCCTCCTTAGGGCCTCCCGGACCCTTCCCGCCTCGAGGGCCCCCGCGAGCTTTAAGACGGGGAAGCTCCTCAGGTTTTCCTCCGCCACCAGGAGGCTCGTGGGCCTCCGGTAGAACCTCCCCAAAAGCCACACCAGGTGCCCGTCAAAGAAGCTGTGGTGGTTTAGGGCGAGCACCAGGGGACCCTCCGGGGCCTCCCCCCGGAGGTAGACCCCCCGGAGGCTCCCTTTTAGGCTTCGGAGGAGGAAGAACCCCACCGCCAGGCGGAGGAGCCTGCCGGCGGGCCTCGCCTCCAGGCGCTCCCAACGCTCGGCCACGGGCCTATCTTAGGCGCCTCAGGGCCTCGGGGTGCCAGGCGAGGAGGAGGCCCTGGACCACGGCCAGGTTG
The sequence above is drawn from the Thermus islandicus DSM 21543 genome and encodes:
- a CDS encoding lysophospholipid acyltransferase family protein; this encodes MAERWERLEARPAGRLLRLAVGFFLLRSLKGSLRGVYLRGEAPEGPLVLALNHHSFFDGHLVWLLGRFYRRPTSLLVAEENLRSFPVLKLAGALEAGRVREALRRLRRGEWVALFPEGAMAYPGPLRPLRQGAAWLAKRAGVPLLPVALRVVLRGYEHPEAFLWIGKPLPPGEDLAGALGGLLAALDALLAQTHPREIPEGFLEVLRGRRSLEERILPLVRLFRP